One genomic segment of Nocardia spumae includes these proteins:
- a CDS encoding enoyl-CoA hydratase/isomerase family protein — MSEVRIDIADGVAVVTLDRPERRNAFTAAMGRALGRAYRDLDADDAVRVIVLTGAAPAFCAGADLGGGAATFEKPDDAAFSASPVNPPAFTLRKPVIAAVNGHAIGIGLTLAMQADIRLVADDARYAIPQVRLGVVPDAMAHWTVAKVAGMSVAADILLSGRTFDGPEAVRLGLATRCLPAADVLPAALAMAADMAAHVAPMSAALSKRLLWDTAIHGYDPARVAELETELHLRVMGSPDAAEGIRARLARRKPVWCARLSREWRDLPHS, encoded by the coding sequence ATGAGCGAGGTGCGGATCGATATCGCCGACGGCGTCGCGGTGGTGACATTGGACCGCCCCGAGCGCCGCAATGCCTTCACCGCCGCGATGGGCCGTGCCCTCGGTCGGGCGTACCGCGATCTGGACGCTGACGACGCGGTCCGGGTCATCGTGCTGACCGGGGCCGCCCCGGCCTTCTGCGCCGGGGCGGATCTGGGCGGCGGTGCGGCGACGTTCGAAAAACCCGACGACGCGGCCTTTTCCGCGTCACCGGTCAACCCGCCCGCCTTCACCCTGCGAAAACCGGTGATCGCCGCGGTGAACGGGCACGCGATCGGCATCGGGCTGACCTTGGCGATGCAGGCCGACATCCGGTTGGTCGCCGACGACGCCCGCTACGCCATTCCCCAGGTGCGTCTCGGCGTCGTGCCCGACGCGATGGCGCACTGGACCGTGGCCAAGGTCGCGGGGATGTCGGTCGCGGCCGACATCCTGTTGTCGGGAAGGACTTTCGACGGCCCCGAGGCGGTGCGACTCGGCCTCGCCACCCGCTGTCTTCCCGCCGCCGATGTGCTGCCCGCCGCTCTAGCGATGGCCGCCGACATGGCCGCCCACGTCGCACCGATGTCCGCGGCACTGAGTAAGAGGTTGCTGTGGGACACCGCGATCCACGGCTACGACCCCGCCCGTGTCGCCGAACTCGAAACCGAACTGCACCTGCGGGTCATGGGCAGCCCTGATGCCGCGGAAGGGATACGCGCCCGGCTCGCCCGCCGCAAACCGGTGTGGTGTGCCCGGCTGTCGAGGGAGTGGCGGGACCTGCCGCATTCCTGA